Proteins from a genomic interval of Hornefia porci:
- a CDS encoding fibronectin type III domain-containing protein codes for MMTKNLPAVLILAAGLMLPAGAWGETSGDSTEFQKDSAMYAVSRVSGDTAVLRWSKRNFADGYEVSWGTSGDPAAGRIIRIRGKELGSIRIRRLKNADRIRFRIRCYKITGGEKLVSPWTEAGKQTRLAGFRNVRQTGIRVKRSSVVLSWKEQREKDGGSGSYVVYRREKGESVWHAVGAVTDRGGSGQTRFTDTHPMENKTAEYTVRRRSIFVTARPDRVDTGLQPAENAPSNQILFRKDIQSDAAEKTASGETDSGKRGGAPADRQTEWEPGQRVTYLKKNGRALNVRELAERKLWGYYTTQGACSDGNYVYMAFVLRRDNYRYAKIMKIRLRDLTCDRVSGRLAIGHANDMTYDPERRELITTACNKGTGSKLYVDRISASNLKHLERRKIRIPASVRGAGGARLRSVRGFSAVQYDGQSRQFYLKIWGQRAFFVLDRDFRIKSYFIAPGVRQDVTAQGISVHKGRFLRAYSKAQSSDRNLVISSEGTGGKPKTTRLEVTGELESLFSVGEDLYGTIHRRYRDRGGRDRVFSYIIRIEAKK; via the coding sequence ATGATGACGAAAAATCTGCCGGCTGTGCTGATTCTCGCGGCGGGACTGATGCTCCCCGCGGGAGCATGGGGTGAAACGTCCGGAGACAGCACAGAGTTTCAGAAGGATTCTGCGATGTATGCGGTGAGCAGAGTGTCCGGCGACACCGCCGTGCTCCGGTGGTCGAAGCGGAATTTCGCGGACGGGTACGAGGTTTCCTGGGGGACCTCGGGGGATCCCGCTGCCGGAAGAATAATACGTATTCGAGGAAAGGAGCTCGGCAGTATACGGATCAGGCGGCTGAAAAACGCGGACCGTATCCGTTTCCGGATCCGGTGCTACAAAATCACCGGCGGCGAAAAGCTGGTATCGCCCTGGACGGAGGCCGGGAAACAGACACGGCTCGCGGGCTTCCGCAATGTGAGGCAGACAGGTATCCGTGTGAAAAGGAGCAGTGTGGTTCTTTCCTGGAAGGAACAGAGGGAGAAGGACGGAGGCTCCGGAAGTTATGTGGTGTACCGGCGTGAAAAAGGGGAATCTGTCTGGCACGCTGTCGGCGCCGTCACAGACAGGGGCGGTTCCGGTCAGACGCGTTTTACTGACACGCATCCGATGGAGAACAAAACAGCGGAATATACGGTCAGACGCCGGAGCATTTTTGTTACAGCGCGTCCCGACCGCGTGGATACCGGACTGCAGCCGGCGGAAAACGCGCCGTCGAATCAGATTCTGTTCAGGAAAGACATACAGAGCGATGCGGCGGAGAAAACAGCCAGCGGAGAGACGGACAGCGGAAAACGCGGCGGAGCGCCGGCGGACCGGCAGACGGAATGGGAGCCGGGACAAAGAGTCACGTATCTGAAGAAGAACGGAAGAGCGCTGAACGTCCGGGAACTGGCGGAAAGAAAGCTGTGGGGCTACTATACGACGCAGGGGGCGTGCAGTGACGGGAATTATGTCTATATGGCGTTTGTTCTGCGCAGAGACAATTACCGGTACGCGAAAATTATGAAGATACGGCTCCGGGATCTGACATGCGACCGGGTTTCGGGTCGTCTTGCCATCGGGCATGCGAACGACATGACATATGATCCGGAACGCAGAGAGCTGATTACGACAGCATGCAATAAGGGAACGGGAAGTAAGCTGTATGTGGACAGGATCAGCGCATCGAATCTGAAGCATCTGGAACGGAGGAAAATCCGGATCCCCGCATCGGTCCGGGGCGCAGGCGGCGCAAGACTGCGTTCCGTCCGCGGATTCAGCGCGGTGCAGTATGACGGGCAGAGCCGTCAGTTTTACCTGAAAATCTGGGGACAGCGGGCGTTTTTTGTTCTGGACCGTGACTTCAGAATCAAGAGCTATTTTATCGCACCGGGAGTACGTCAGGACGTTACAGCGCAGGGCATATCTGTGCACAAAGGAAGGTTTCTGCGGGCGTACAGCAAGGCGCAGTCAAGCGACCGCAATCTGGTGATCAGCTCGGAGGGAACCGGCGGAAAGCCGAAAACCACGCGTCTGGAGGTGACCGGGGAGCTGGAGAGTCTGTTTTCTGTGGGAGAAGATCTTTACGGAACCATACACCGCAGATATCGGGACCGCGGCGGGCGCGACCGGGTTTTCTCCTACATCATCCGGATCGAAGCGAAAAAATAG
- a CDS encoding 2-hydroxyacyl-CoA dehydratase, whose translation MKLGIDIGSTTVKLVALDENENVVYSRYERHMSNVFDKVEELVNDMYRELGDVELQPVITGSGGLSLAKLLGIRFEQEVIACSKAVETLIPETDVAIELGGEDAKITFYGATIEQRMNGTCAGGTGAFIDQMAILLNTDAGGLNEVARDYKVIYPIAARCGVFAKTDIQPLINDGAAVPDLAASIFQAVVNQTISGLACGHVIKGKVAFLGGPLSFLSELRKRFIETLGLSDEDVIFPEDSKYFVAIGAAMLSGNEKQVRLGEIVNRMKTADKSQMAETRHVEPLFANGQEYEEFLNRHNKDKIRRKDIRKAKGNVYLGIDAGSTTTKAALIDEDRCLLYSFYRGNEGNPVEAVRAMLRELYARLPSSAVIANTAVTGYGEGLIKAAFKADMGEIETMAHYKAAAEFLPGVDFILDIGGQDMKCMKIKDGAIYNIMLNEACSSGCGSFLETYAKSVNLDTDAFAHEALFADSPVDLGTRCTVFMNSKVKQAQKEGASIGDISAGLSYSVIKNALYKVIKLRNSDETGDKIVVQGGTFMNDAVLRSIEKIIGKNVVRPDIAGLMGAYGCALIAQDNYVTGTRSSIIGKEELEDFHVEHSNGRCHGCENQCILTINKFSDGSRFITGNRCEKGAGGQMTDHQIPNLYAYKFKRLFDYKPLSDFDAKRGTVAIPRVLNMYEDYPFWFTFFTKLKFRVELSPPSSKHIYSMGLETISSDTACYPAKLVHGHIKWLVDQGHRFIFYPSLNFEKSEDPDAPNHYNCPIVATYPEVIANNMDDLFAEKNVRFLHPFLPYDSDLRLIRELGRVLRPLHIGHEEIRKAVLAARTEQTRFKRDIQKQGEYALKYARDHGKKVIILAGRPYHLDPEINHGIDKMINSFDMVVITEDSISGRVSLPRPIRVLDQWVYHSRLYKAAVFAGEHENVELVQLNSFGCGLDAVTTDQVEEICRSHNKLYTVLKIDEVSNLGAAKIRIRSLKAAMEEREKNDIHIVHGGEPARRRIFTREMRENYTLLIPQMSPIHFNYLKEAMKACGYNVVLLPPVDKNSVEEGLKYINNDACYPTIVTLGQIISALKSGEYDLNRTAVFMSQTGGGCRASNYVSLLRKALADLGMSQIPVVSFNVVGLEKNPGFKITAKMGFMLAVGCIYGDLMMRLLYATRPYEKTPGTCQALMEKWYQPIVDNILNFNIKVYAENMKKIVEDFDSVERLDVKKPKVGVVGEILVKYHPNANNDIVGTIEAEGGEAVVLDLIDFFLYGMENKKFNYEHLSGTWKSMKINQMAIRGVEWLRKPMREALVNSRHYTEPARIEETARAASQVVSIGNQCGEGWLLTGEMVELIHSGVENIACLQPFACLPNHVTGKGMMKAIRKMNPKANIVAIDYDPGASDTNQLNRIKLMMSTAHKNLETELARQAGTE comes from the coding sequence ATGAAATTAGGAATCGATATCGGATCGACCACCGTGAAACTGGTGGCGCTGGACGAAAATGAGAATGTAGTATACTCGAGGTATGAGCGGCATATGTCGAACGTCTTCGACAAGGTCGAGGAGCTGGTGAACGACATGTACCGGGAGCTGGGAGACGTGGAGCTGCAGCCGGTGATCACAGGCTCCGGCGGACTTTCTCTTGCCAAGCTTCTGGGTATCCGGTTCGAGCAGGAGGTTATCGCCTGCAGCAAGGCGGTGGAAACGCTGATTCCGGAAACGGATGTCGCCATCGAGCTTGGCGGAGAAGATGCCAAGATTACTTTTTATGGAGCGACCATCGAACAGCGGATGAACGGTACCTGTGCAGGAGGTACCGGCGCTTTTATTGATCAGATGGCGATTCTGCTGAACACAGACGCCGGCGGACTGAATGAGGTCGCCAGGGATTACAAGGTCATCTATCCTATCGCAGCGCGGTGCGGCGTGTTCGCCAAGACGGACATCCAGCCGCTGATCAATGACGGCGCGGCGGTGCCGGACCTGGCCGCTTCAATTTTCCAGGCGGTGGTGAATCAGACCATAAGCGGACTCGCCTGCGGACATGTTATTAAAGGAAAAGTCGCGTTCCTCGGCGGGCCGCTGTCCTTCCTTTCGGAGCTCCGAAAGCGCTTCATCGAAACGCTGGGACTCTCGGATGAGGACGTCATCTTCCCGGAGGACTCGAAGTATTTTGTCGCCATAGGCGCGGCGATGCTCAGCGGAAACGAGAAGCAGGTACGCCTCGGAGAGATCGTGAATCGGATGAAGACAGCGGACAAATCTCAGATGGCGGAGACCAGACATGTGGAACCGCTGTTCGCGAACGGTCAGGAGTACGAGGAATTTCTGAACCGGCACAACAAGGATAAAATCAGACGAAAGGACATCCGGAAGGCGAAGGGCAATGTGTATCTCGGAATCGACGCCGGATCGACAACGACGAAGGCGGCACTGATCGATGAGGACCGGTGCCTGCTGTATTCGTTTTACCGCGGCAATGAGGGAAATCCTGTGGAAGCTGTACGGGCGATGCTCAGAGAGCTGTACGCCCGGCTGCCGTCCTCTGCGGTGATCGCCAACACTGCGGTTACCGGATACGGGGAAGGTCTGATTAAGGCGGCGTTCAAGGCGGACATGGGAGAAATCGAGACCATGGCGCACTATAAAGCCGCCGCTGAATTCCTGCCCGGAGTGGATTTCATTCTGGATATCGGCGGGCAGGATATGAAATGCATGAAGATCAAGGACGGTGCGATTTACAATATCATGCTGAATGAGGCCTGCTCCAGCGGCTGCGGCTCCTTCCTGGAAACCTACGCCAAGTCCGTCAACCTGGACACTGACGCTTTCGCGCACGAGGCTTTGTTCGCAGACAGTCCGGTGGATCTGGGAACACGGTGCACTGTGTTTATGAATTCCAAGGTGAAGCAGGCGCAGAAGGAAGGCGCATCCATCGGAGACATCTCTGCCGGGCTTTCCTATTCCGTCATCAAGAACGCGTTATATAAAGTCATCAAGCTCCGGAACAGTGACGAAACCGGAGATAAAATCGTGGTGCAGGGCGGGACCTTCATGAATGACGCCGTCCTGCGCAGCATTGAGAAAATCATCGGGAAAAACGTGGTCCGGCCGGATATCGCCGGTCTGATGGGCGCCTACGGATGCGCGCTGATCGCCCAGGACAATTATGTGACCGGAACCCGTTCCTCGATCATCGGGAAAGAGGAGCTGGAGGACTTCCATGTGGAGCACTCCAACGGCAGATGCCACGGATGCGAGAATCAGTGTATCCTGACGATTAACAAATTCAGTGACGGCTCCAGATTCATCACGGGAAACCGCTGTGAAAAGGGTGCGGGAGGGCAGATGACCGATCATCAGATCCCGAATCTGTACGCCTATAAATTCAAGCGACTGTTCGACTACAAGCCGCTGTCCGACTTCGACGCCAAGAGAGGCACCGTGGCGATTCCGCGCGTGCTGAACATGTACGAGGACTATCCGTTCTGGTTCACCTTTTTCACAAAGCTGAAATTCAGGGTCGAGCTGTCGCCGCCTTCGAGCAAGCACATTTACAGCATGGGGCTGGAGACCATCTCCTCGGACACCGCCTGCTATCCGGCGAAGCTGGTGCACGGGCATATTAAATGGCTGGTGGACCAGGGGCATCGGTTCATCTTCTATCCGAGTCTCAACTTTGAGAAGTCGGAGGATCCGGACGCGCCGAACCATTATAACTGCCCGATCGTCGCAACCTATCCGGAAGTTATCGCGAACAATATGGATGATCTTTTCGCAGAGAAGAACGTCAGGTTCCTTCATCCGTTCCTGCCGTATGACAGCGATCTCCGGCTGATCCGGGAACTGGGCCGGGTTCTCAGGCCGCTGCATATCGGCCATGAGGAAATCCGCAAGGCTGTGCTGGCGGCGCGCACGGAGCAGACCCGGTTCAAGAGAGATATTCAGAAGCAGGGCGAGTACGCCCTGAAATACGCCAGAGATCACGGCAAGAAGGTCATTATTCTGGCGGGACGTCCGTACCATCTGGATCCGGAGATCAATCACGGGATTGACAAAATGATCAACTCCTTTGATATGGTCGTGATTACTGAGGATTCTATTTCCGGACGGGTCAGCCTTCCGAGACCGATACGCGTTCTGGATCAGTGGGTCTATCATTCCAGGCTGTATAAGGCGGCGGTCTTCGCCGGCGAGCATGAGAACGTGGAACTGGTTCAGCTGAACTCCTTCGGCTGCGGGCTGGACGCCGTCACCACAGATCAGGTCGAGGAAATCTGCCGCAGTCACAACAAGCTGTATACGGTGCTGAAGATCGACGAGGTATCGAATCTGGGAGCCGCGAAGATCCGCATCCGTTCGCTGAAGGCGGCGATGGAGGAGAGAGAGAAAAACGATATCCATATCGTTCACGGAGGAGAACCGGCCAGACGCCGGATCTTCACCCGGGAGATGCGTGAGAATTACACGCTGCTGATTCCGCAGATGTCGCCGATTCACTTCAATTATCTGAAGGAGGCGATGAAGGCCTGCGGATACAACGTGGTGCTCCTTCCGCCGGTAGACAAAAACTCGGTGGAAGAGGGACTGAAATACATCAACAACGACGCCTGCTATCCGACGATCGTGACACTGGGGCAGATTATCTCCGCGCTGAAATCCGGCGAATACGACCTGAACCGCACCGCGGTGTTCATGTCGCAGACCGGCGGCGGATGCCGCGCCAGCAATTACGTTTCTCTGTTGCGGAAGGCGCTGGCGGATCTGGGGATGAGTCAGATTCCGGTGGTGTCATTCAACGTCGTCGGACTGGAAAAGAACCCGGGCTTTAAAATTACGGCCAAAATGGGATTCATGCTGGCGGTGGGATGCATCTACGGAGATCTGATGATGCGGCTCCTCTATGCGACCCGTCCCTATGAGAAAACTCCCGGTACCTGTCAGGCCCTGATGGAGAAATGGTATCAGCCCATCGTGGACAACATCCTGAACTTCAACATAAAGGTCTACGCAGAGAACATGAAGAAAATCGTAGAGGACTTCGACAGCGTGGAGCGGCTTGATGTGAAAAAACCGAAGGTGGGCGTGGTCGGAGAGATTCTGGTCAAGTATCATCCGAACGCCAACAATGATATCGTGGGAACCATTGAGGCCGAGGGCGGCGAAGCCGTGGTGCTGGATCTCATCGACTTCTTCCTCTATGGAATGGAGAACAAAAAATTCAACTACGAGCATCTGTCCGGCACGTGGAAGTCCATGAAAATCAATCAGATGGCTATCCGCGGAGTGGAATGGCTGCGAAAGCCGATGAGAGAGGCGCTGGTAAACAGCCGGCATTACACAGAGCCCGCCCGCATCGAGGAGACGGCGCGCGCCGCATCGCAGGTCGTATCCATCGGAAACCAGTGCGGCGAGGGATGGCTGCTGACCGGTGAAATGGTAGAGCTGATTCACAGCGGCGTGGAGAACATAGCGTGTCTGCAGCCGTTCGCGTGTCTTCCGAATCACGTTACGGGAAAGGGCATGATGAAGGCGATACGCAAAATGAACCCCAAGGCGAACATCGTCGCCATCGATTACGATCCGGGCGCCAGCGATACCAACCAGCTGAACCGTATCAAGCTGATGATGAGCACGGCTCACAAAAATCTTGAAACCGAGCTCGCACGGCAGGCCGGAACAGAATAA
- a CDS encoding YebC/PmpR family DNA-binding transcriptional regulator produces MGRHGTIAGRKAAQDSKRAALFTKYAKTITVAAKDGGDPEYNASLRVAIEKAKGIGMPNNNIERAIKKGTGELGGAAYEELKFEGYGAGGVAIIVDCLTDNTNRTTSAVRSLFDKHGGNLGTPGCVSYMFARKGVIIIEKTDDVDEDTLMDAALEAGAEDMTTSEDSFEITADPADYPAVDDALRKAGYELVESEVEYVPSVESTPDEKDLRKLKKLVDFLEDNDDVQSVHTNCSVDLEELG; encoded by the coding sequence ATGGGAAGACACGGCACAATCGCGGGCAGAAAGGCGGCGCAGGATTCCAAGAGAGCCGCGCTGTTCACGAAGTATGCGAAAACCATTACGGTAGCGGCAAAGGACGGAGGAGATCCGGAATATAACGCGAGTCTGCGCGTTGCCATTGAAAAAGCAAAAGGCATCGGTATGCCGAACAACAATATCGAACGCGCCATCAAGAAGGGCACGGGCGAGCTGGGCGGAGCGGCCTATGAAGAATTGAAATTCGAGGGTTACGGCGCAGGCGGCGTCGCGATCATCGTCGACTGTCTGACAGATAACACCAACCGGACGACCTCGGCGGTTCGTTCTTTGTTCGACAAGCACGGCGGAAACCTGGGTACGCCGGGATGTGTATCCTATATGTTTGCCAGAAAGGGCGTAATCATCATTGAAAAGACTGACGACGTGGATGAGGACACGCTGATGGATGCGGCGCTGGAGGCCGGAGCAGAGGATATGACCACCAGTGAGGACAGCTTCGAGATCACCGCGGATCCGGCGGATTATCCGGCGGTGGATGACGCGCTGAGAAAGGCGGGTTATGAGCTGGTGGAATCCGAGGTTGAATATGTTCCGTCCGTGGAGAGCACACCGGACGAAAAGGATCTCCGCAAGCTGAAGAAGCTGGTGGATTTCCTGGAGGACAACGACGACGTTCAGAGTGTCCATACCAACTGTTCGGTGGATCTGGAGGAGCTGGGATAA